CCAATATCTCCCCCATCAAGGAACGTCCTGATGTTCTCATAGCATCCTCGGAAAATGTAAACCTTCTTGTTCTTCATCTCAAACACTCTTTTTACCTTTTTGATCATTCCGCCGGTTACATCTTCCCTTCTGCCCCCTTCTTCTCGAATTCTCTCAATATCTCCCAGCCTCAGCCTTTTAATTACTTTTCCCCCGAAAATAACTCCGTCAACGTCGGTTGCAAACCCCACTCTTTTGACGTTCAGTTTTTCTGCGAGATATACAACAATATCGTCTCCGGATAAGACCTCCACCCCGTCAGCTCCGATGATTACATCCCCATGGAGGACGGGAAGAAAATTGTTTTCCAGGGCTCTCCTGATATGTCCCAGATCACACATCAGATCGGTATCTTTCCTGAAGAAGCAGAAAGGGTGGATGGGCATAGCCGGGACATCAAATTCTGTCAGGGTTGAGCAGAACCTCTCACTCAGCCTTAAACATGCGAGATGTACTTTTGAAGCGCCATGCGAGCTGAGACCGTACCTCCTAACGTGAGGATGCCCAAAGGAGCCTGCACCGTGCACGACAATCAGCCCGCTCCAGTCTTCTGAGATTGCTCTGCAGACCTCCTCAAGATTGCTCTCATTTAGCTTCTCAAATGCACCTTCTCTCTTGTCGGTTATCACCGATCCACCGATTTTCAGTATCCTGAGTTCATTCATCTTCAATCCTGACCCCCTCCTCTCCGCACCTCACCACAATGCTGTTTTCCGGGATAACTCCTTCAAGGATGCCAAACAAACATCCTCCACCACCAGCTCCAGTAATCTTTGCATTAAGCCCCCTTCTTTCAAGTTCAGCAATCACCCTGTCAATTTCCGGGGTGCTCACGCCTATCGCTCTCAGCAGGGACTGGTTGATCGAAATCAATCTTTTTATTGTTTCTTTGTCACCCATATTCCGGCTGGCCTCAATGGAGATGCGATCAATTGCGTCAAAAATTTTCTCGGTGATTTCCGGATGCTGTTTTTTCAGCACTGCCACCTTTGAAACCATTTCTGCAGTTGACCGCCTTCCCATGTTGATCACGAAGAATTCAAAAGGCACATTCAGCTCTCGTCTTTCTGGAAACAGCCATGCACCACCGTATGTGGAGATGAACGGATCTATGCCACTTGCTCTTCCCTGCACATCGATTTCTACCTGCTTTGCCATCTCAAAAATTTCCTCTCTGCTCATTTCAATTCCGAATTCGGCACTCAGGGCCTTAATTGTAGCAACGATTACAGCTCCCGAGCTTCCCAGCCCTGAGCCAATAGGAATATCGCTTTCAATCTCAATCTGGGCTCCGCTCAAATTGAAAACCTCTCCAAACCTTTTTACGGCGAAACTGACGTATGGATGAACTCTGAAATCCAGTCCTGTAACTCCGATCTGTGATTTTATTTTGAACTCCCGTGCCCTTCTTACCTTAACTCGGCAACGCAGATTGATGGCAGAAACAATAGCATGTCTTCCATATACAACTGCATGTTCGCCGAATAGTATTATCTTGCCTGGGGCGGAAGCAATCATTGAGAACTGTAGGCTGATTATTTAAAGAATTTTGTGATGCTCAAAATTTTTTTTAACTTGGTGGTTACTTGCATGTGTTGTTCATTCTTATACTTACCTCAAGGTGCAACTCAAACTGCAGATACTGCGGTGGTTATGATCCGCACCTGATGCCCGAAGAACCGGAGTACTCGATAGCTGATCTGCAAAACTTTATCTCACAGTACGACAGGCCGTCAATAGCTTTTTACGGCGGAGAACCCCTTTTGAGAACAGATCTGATAATGAAAATAATCGATTGCGTAGATGCCGAACACTTCATACTTCAGACTAATGGTTTGTTGCTGAACAGACTTCCCGGGGAGTACATAAGGGAATTCTCAACAATTCTGATCTCCTTTGACGGAAGGAAGGATGTTCATAACTACTACAGAAGAGGTACTTACGACAGGGTTCTGGAAAATGCCAGAAATGTGAGCAGACAGTTTGACGGAGAGCTAATCGCCAGAATGGTGGCCAGCTCGGAAACCGACATTTACCTGGATGTGATGCACATTCTGTCTCTGGATGTTTTTACACACGTTCACTGGCAGATAGATGCAGTCTGGAGCCGTTACAGGTGGAACTTCGAGGAATGGGTAGGCAGGTATAATGCAGGTGTTAGAAAACTTGTGAATTTCTGGATTGACGAGCTGCAGAGGGATAGGCTGCATAACATTGTTCCGTTTCTCGGCGTTGTGTCAGCGTTAAGGAGAGGGTATCAGAGTCCGCCTTGCGCTTCAGGCTATGAGTCATTTGCGATAACTACCGATGGCAGGATTTTAGCCTGTCCGGTATGCCCCGATCTGGAATGGAACAACCTGGGTGACATTTTCTCCGGGTTTAGGAGGGGCGTTAATATTCTTGAACCCTGCCCGAACTGCAATTACTTCAGATTTTGCGGTGGAAGGTGCCTCTTCTTTAATAGGGAAAGGCTCTGGGGTCAGAGAGGATTTGAACTGGTTTGCTCAACGGTCAGAAACCTCGTGGATTCCATACTTGCCAGGAAGGATGAGATCTCATGTGAAATAGCATATCCTGAATTCCTCAACACCACGGAGATCATTCCATGAAGTATATATTGAAGAAAGGCGGAAAGAGAAATATGAAAATTGTATTTCATCCGAAATTTTACACCGTTTACACAACCGATCCTGCAGCAGAATCTGGTAGAATGGAAGCAATAGTTGAAGAATTACAGGATTTTGAATTTGTTGAGCCAGAGCCTGCGAGAAAGGAAGATATACTGCTCGTGCACACGCCCGAGCACTACGCATACGTTAAAAGCGATGAGAAGGTGTATGAGGTTGCAGCACTGGCGGTTGGCGGGGCAATTATGGCCTCAAGGATCGCATTTGATGAACCCTCGTTTGCCGCAGTAAGACCCCCCGGTCATCATGCAAGTCCTGATAGTAGCTGGGGCTTTTGTTATTTTAACAACATCGCAATAGCGGTGAAAAAGCTACTTGAAGAAGGTAGAATCGGCAGAGCGGTGATCGTTGATTTTGATCTCCATTTTGGCGATGGCACATCCAACACCTTTGCAGGGGATGACAGGGTGAAGTACTTTCACATGCAGGGAGGGGATCTCGCTGGAATTGATGACTTTCTGGCCGGAGAAGAGTATGACATCATAGCAGTTTCAGCCGGTTTTGACAGACACAAAGCCGATTGGGGTGGTATCCTGGAAACTGAAGATTACAGAGAGATCGGGAAGATAGTTAAAGAGAATGCGGAGGAAAAGTGTGGGGGAAGGAGATTTGCAGTACTTGAGGGTGGTTACAATCATTCAGTCCTGGGGAAAAACGTAAAAGCGTTTGTGGAAGGAATGGAGTAGCCTGCATAATCCAGATTTTATTTTTTACTGTCAGTTAGAAAAGACCCCACAGCTTTTCTGAATTCCTCCTCGCTCTCGCACTCCTCCGCAATACCCCTGGTGAATAGTTCGATGTATCGCCTTTTATCCACACCGAAATAGTCCCTTTCGCATGTTCCCCTGAAGTACATCCTGTTCACAGGGTTTTGAGGATCTTTAAGCACATCTGGAGGGCAGAAAGGGGCGCCATAGTAAAACTGGAAAAAGCAATCGTCACTCACTTTTTCAAACCTCGTTACGTCGAGAAGAATCAGTCTGCCGTCCTTGTACATCACCTCGTAGTCTTCCCATGGTGTATATACGTAACCGTCCCTCCACAGTCTGTATAGCAGCCTTGCGGTGAGATAGATGGACTCCTCGATTATCTCAATACTCTCAGCATCGTTTTTCATGATGTCTCCTTCTTTGAGTTCTGAGAGGGGCAGGCCGTCATACCACTCCTGAAGCATGAACTCGTCTGTGTAGGCTACAGGAACTGCTATATTTTCTTTGTAGTTTCTGAACAGGCTCTTTAGAGGGTCAAGAATCGTGCAAAAACTTTCAATCGGGGAGTTGGGAGACAGGATATTTAAAACGAAGCTTTTGTCGCCAGCTTCGATTTTAAAAACGTAATACCTCACCCACGCAGAGATAAGTGAAATCCTGAACTCGTCTGAAATCTCATCAAGTCCCAACTCCTCTATTGCCTCGGTCACCTTCCTCTTGATGACCTCTGTCCTTTCTTCCGGGGTTTTTCCGAAGAGGGACTTCTTCAACAGTGCTACTGTAATACCCCAGCAAACAACGTGGTCTGCGGTGACATTACTCGAAAGTTCAATCCTCAAACGGGAACTCATAACTCTCCATGTTGATTTGCTCCACCCTCCGAACAATCCCCTTCGTTTTGCAGTCTTCGCAGAGCACAATGAAAACCGTCGCATCAAACTCGGATGTTCTCCTCTTGAATTTTCCCTTTTTCGTCTCCAGAATTCTGGCTCTGTGGGTTTTCCCATCATCACATATCGGACAGTCAATCTCGATGAACTCCATGTGGCCAGACCTGCAGAAGTTAATAAAGCTTTTTTGAAAATTTATGTCCTGAATATCCTCTCTCCGGCGAGTTTTTTCAGCCTGTCCATCACACCTTCATGCTCTTCCAGTCCCTCGATCACAATCAGGTTCGGCCTCATTGATTCAGCTTTTCGGATTGCAGAGAAGAGATTGGATGTGTACTCTTCTGGCGAGCTTCCTATGGTTATGACATTTTCACCCTCCAACTTTTTGGCTATAATCGCAACGCTTAACCCCCTGCTTCTGGCCTTTTCAGCAAACTCCCGGACTTTTTCCTCAGCTCTCCTGCCGATAAATACGTAGACAGGGCATGAGATATGATAAGTACCTTCCCTCTCCTTGCCGACAATCAGATCAACGTGCTTTTTAAGCTCGGCCAGTCCTATGGCGCCGGTTCTTACGACCCTTGCGGGTTTCTCCGTTACGTCGACTATGGTTGATTCGATGCCGACAGAACACTCCCCTACAACTATCGCTTCAATGTTGTCCCCCAGATCCTCAATCACGTGTCTGTACGTCATCGGGCTCGGTCTTCCGGAGATGTTGGCTGATGGAACGACGATTGGATTTCCAAGCCCTTTCATGAGTTTTAGCGGTATTTCATGGTCCGGCATCCTCACTGCAACCTTACTCCCCCCTCCGGTAACTATGTCCGGGACGGATGATTTTTTCCGGAGGACGATGGTCAGTGGGCCGGGAAAAAATGCGTCGATCAGTTTTTCAGCATCCTCAGGAACTTCGGCAAGGGAATACACCTCGTCTTTGCTTGAAACCCCCACTATCAGTGGCTTTGAGAGCGGTCTTTTTTTTATCTCAAATACCTTCCAGACAGCCCTCTCGTTCAGAGCATCGCATCCCAAACCGTATACGGTCTCTGTGGGAAACGCAACAAGTCCACCGCTGGCAAGAATTTCGACTGCTCTTTTTATTCCTTTCCCGTTGCTTTTGAGTATCTCAACCACACAGAAAACCTGCCGGAAGGTTAATTTAATTTACGTTGGATTTCTGCATCTTTAAATGGTAAAAAAAGTTTTAAGATTTCGTCCCTTAACCATGTTGGGTGATCTGATGGACAGAGTTGATGCAATTGCAAAGGAATTACTGGAAAAATACGAGGGGGTTGACAGGAAAGAAATTATTGAAAAATTGAAAAAACTGCTCATTGAATTTAAGGTTCCTGAAAACGAAGCCAGAAGGACAATGGAGAACTATATAATGAGGGAGTACGGTATTCCGAGAGAGAGTGTTAGAGAGACTTTTACGAGAATAGGCGATATAACGGAGGCAGGTAAGTGGGTAAATGTAAAGGCGAAGGTAATTCAGATCTGGGAGTCCAGCAGCCCGTCAATTGCTCAAACTGGCCTGATTGGAGATGAAAGTGGTGTGATTAGATTTTTAATGTGGACCAAAGCCAATAAACCCCCGCTTGTCGAAGGTAAGAGTTACATTTTCCGGAATGTTGTTGTGGACGATTTTGGGAATGTATTGAGACTGAACATTAACAGAACAAGCGAGATTGTTGAGGTAAATGAAGATATTGAGGTGAAACCGCTTGAAAACCTGAGAGAGGACATAGAAGTTGTTGGTGCCCTCGTGGCAATTCAGCAGAACAGCGGTTTAATTCAGAGATGCAGTGTTGAAGGATGTAATCGAGTTGTGAAGTCTGGAAAATGCCCTATTCACGGTAAGGTCAGGCCAGTGGAGGATTTGAGGATAAAGGGTGTGATTGACGATGGTGAGAGAACTTACGAGGTCATAATAAATGAAGATGGAGTAAAAGAGCTTACTGGGATAGACATTGAGAAGGCAATAAAGATGGCTGAAGAACACTTTGACAGGGGAGTGGTTCTCGCAGAGCTGAAGACGCTTTTGCTTGGTAAGTATCTGAAGGTTACTGGCAGTCTGACCCCAAGGTATCTCATTGCAAGAAAGGTGGAGTTTTACAGACCGCAGATAAGGGATGAGGTGGATAAACTTCTGGCTGAGCTGGAGGGATAAAATGACCGTGTTTATGAAGAGAGAGGTGGCAAGAAGGGTTTTTGCGAAGGAACTGATGAGTTCAACCTATGCCATGCGTGATGAGGGTGAGAAAAGTCCCGTGTACGTTCTGACACCGCTCGGGCTTAAATGCAACAGAGTTTTTATAATTGGGGCACTTACCGAGAAAACGGATGTTGGAGAGGATTCAAGCATTTACAGAATTCGTATAGCTGATCAGACTGGTTCTTTTATAGGATACATCGGCAGGTATCAGCCAGAGGCATATGATGCCATTGCAGAAATAAACGAACTCAGTCTGGTTGCTGTGACAGCGAAGGTAAGACTGTTCGAAGGGGAGACGAGAACGTTTGTGTCCATAAGGCCCGAGACCATCAGCATGGCAGAGCCGGAGTCGAGAGACTACTGGGTTGTCGAAACGGCAAGATCAACGATAAAAAGGATAAAGGAGATGGAGAGGGGAGAAGGAGAGAACGTTAAACTTGCAAGGGAGATATATGGTACAGATCTCAATGAGTACAGGAGAATGGTAAGAGAGGCGCTTTTAAGGTTGAAAGAGGAGTACGTTGAAGAAACGGAGGAAGAAGAGGTGGAACTCGAAGATGTGGAGGAAGAGGGGGAGCTTGACCTTATGCTGGTTGAAGAGGAGGAAATCGACCTTACAAAGCTTTTGGAGGATTAACAGCTAGAATTCTCCACTCACCGCCCTTTCAAAGTCGTATTCGGTCAGAATTCCTTCGGAGTGAAGTAGTCTGTTTGCTTCGAAGATGTCACCTGCATTTTCAACAATTTTTGCCGCTTCGTTCAGCTCAAAAACAGCATCGGCCGTAAAGTAAAATATCAGAGTGGATAGGGGAGTAATCAGAGCGGTTCTTCCTTTTCTGAGCTTTTTGAGTCCAAATTCGCCTTCATATGCAAGAACCGGTATCAAACTGGCTTCGGTGGTTACCTCCTCTGTAATCTTTCTCATCCGGGCGTAATCAATCCGGCTCATTGATGTGCAGCCAAGAAAACCGCCCTTTGTCAGAATGCTTGAAATGTTCAGCAGAAGCTCTTCGACTCTGAGTTCACCATCGCTTCCAAATCCTGTAACTGCCACAATGCCCCCAACCCTTTTCAAAGCCGCAACACACATCGCATCTGCAAGGGGACTTCTCACTCCAGATTCAAAGCCTACAGAAATTGCGTCTCCTCCAGCATCCACCCCTATTATCAGAGAAACGTCAAACTTTTCTGCGAAATCAGAAAGGCCCTGAACCATTTTTTCCACGCCTTTAGTGATGTCTATGGAAACAACCCTGCCAAACACCTTCGCCGCTCTCGCAATGTTGGG
This region of Archaeoglobus neptunius genomic DNA includes:
- a CDS encoding isopentenyl phosphate kinase; protein product: MNELRILKIGGSVITDKREGAFEKLNESNLEEVCRAISEDWSGLIVVHGAGSFGHPHVRRYGLSSHGASKVHLACLRLSERFCSTLTEFDVPAMPIHPFCFFRKDTDLMCDLGHIRRALENNFLPVLHGDVIIGADGVEVLSGDDIVVYLAEKLNVKRVGFATDVDGVIFGGKVIKRLRLGDIERIREEGGRREDVTGGMIKKVKRVFEMKNKKVYIFRGCYENIRTFLDGGDIGTEVIV
- the mvk gene encoding mevalonate kinase; protein product: MIASAPGKIILFGEHAVVYGRHAIVSAINLRCRVKVRRAREFKIKSQIGVTGLDFRVHPYVSFAVKRFGEVFNLSGAQIEIESDIPIGSGLGSSGAVIVATIKALSAEFGIEMSREEIFEMAKQVEIDVQGRASGIDPFISTYGGAWLFPERRELNVPFEFFVINMGRRSTAEMVSKVAVLKKQHPEITEKIFDAIDRISIEASRNMGDKETIKRLISINQSLLRAIGVSTPEIDRVIAELERRGLNAKITGAGGGGCLFGILEGVIPENSIVVRCGEEGVRIEDE
- a CDS encoding TIGR04084 family radical SAM/SPASM domain-containing protein codes for the protein MLFILILTSRCNSNCRYCGGYDPHLMPEEPEYSIADLQNFISQYDRPSIAFYGGEPLLRTDLIMKIIDCVDAEHFILQTNGLLLNRLPGEYIREFSTILISFDGRKDVHNYYRRGTYDRVLENARNVSRQFDGELIARMVASSETDIYLDVMHILSLDVFTHVHWQIDAVWSRYRWNFEEWVGRYNAGVRKLVNFWIDELQRDRLHNIVPFLGVVSALRRGYQSPPCASGYESFAITTDGRILACPVCPDLEWNNLGDIFSGFRRGVNILEPCPNCNYFRFCGGRCLFFNRERLWGQRGFELVCSTVRNLVDSILARKDEISCEIAYPEFLNTTEIIP
- a CDS encoding histone deacetylase family protein, translating into MKYILKKGGKRNMKIVFHPKFYTVYTTDPAAESGRMEAIVEELQDFEFVEPEPARKEDILLVHTPEHYAYVKSDEKVYEVAALAVGGAIMASRIAFDEPSFAAVRPPGHHASPDSSWGFCYFNNIAIAVKKLLEEGRIGRAVIVDFDLHFGDGTSNTFAGDDRVKYFHMQGGDLAGIDDFLAGEEYDIIAVSAGFDRHKADWGGILETEDYREIGKIVKENAEEKCGGRRFAVLEGGYNHSVLGKNVKAFVEGME
- a CDS encoding L-threonylcarbamoyladenylate synthase gives rise to the protein MVEILKSNGKGIKRAVEILASGGLVAFPTETVYGLGCDALNERAVWKVFEIKKRPLSKPLIVGVSSKDEVYSLAEVPEDAEKLIDAFFPGPLTIVLRKKSSVPDIVTGGGSKVAVRMPDHEIPLKLMKGLGNPIVVPSANISGRPSPMTYRHVIEDLGDNIEAIVVGECSVGIESTIVDVTEKPARVVRTGAIGLAELKKHVDLIVGKEREGTYHISCPVYVFIGRRAEEKVREFAEKARSRGLSVAIIAKKLEGENVITIGSSPEEYTSNLFSAIRKAESMRPNLIVIEGLEEHEGVMDRLKKLAGERIFRT
- a CDS encoding replication protein A; the encoded protein is MLGDLMDRVDAIAKELLEKYEGVDRKEIIEKLKKLLIEFKVPENEARRTMENYIMREYGIPRESVRETFTRIGDITEAGKWVNVKAKVIQIWESSSPSIAQTGLIGDESGVIRFLMWTKANKPPLVEGKSYIFRNVVVDDFGNVLRLNINRTSEIVEVNEDIEVKPLENLREDIEVVGALVAIQQNSGLIQRCSVEGCNRVVKSGKCPIHGKVRPVEDLRIKGVIDDGERTYEVIINEDGVKELTGIDIEKAIKMAEEHFDRGVVLAELKTLLLGKYLKVTGSLTPRYLIARKVEFYRPQIRDEVDKLLAELEG
- a CDS encoding DUF1152 domain-containing protein, with product MEIIDILKKAKSRRALAFGIGGGGDIVSTIPVANFLGHFGFEVYHGSVIWDRIVVDPKPGPRSLEELRNVEIINETVGIASENTRTVDGVTPNIARAAKVFGRVVSIDITKGVEKMVQGLSDFAEKFDVSLIIGVDAGGDAISVGFESGVRSPLADAMCVAALKRVGGIVAVTGFGSDGELRVEELLLNISSILTKGGFLGCTSMSRIDYARMRKITEEVTTEASLIPVLAYEGEFGLKKLRKGRTALITPLSTLIFYFTADAVFELNEAAKIVENAGDIFEANRLLHSEGILTEYDFERAVSGEF